In a genomic window of Glycine max cultivar Williams 82 chromosome 13, Glycine_max_v4.0, whole genome shotgun sequence:
- the LOC106795633 gene encoding protein DETOXIFICATION 51-like, whose product MAYTYLIFSLPDLLTHSFLHPIRIYLCAQVVTHLVTLASFVGTLLHLPFNYLLIMSLCLGLTDVVTSNLSILLFFGVSVTTTEDRMFVMHYFDLGLNPDSLEEEGEQDRNKDSGGF is encoded by the coding sequence ATGGCCTACACCTACCTTATCTTCTCCCTCCCCGATCTCCTCACCCACTCCTTCCTCCACCCAATCCGCATTTACCTTTGTGCCCAAGTCGTCACCCACTTGGTCACCTTAGCTTCCTTCGTCGGAACCCTCCTCCACCTCCCCTTCAACTACCTCCTCATCATGAGCCTTTGCCTCGGCCTCACCGATGTCGTTACTTCCAACCTCTCCATCCTCCTCTTTTTCGGTGTCAGCGTCACAACGACAGAGGATAGAATGTTTGTTATGCATTATTTTGATTTAGGTTTGAATCCAGATAGTCTTGAAGAAGAAGGTGAACAAGATCGAAATAAAGATAGTGGTGGTTTTTAA
- the SS gene encoding sucrose synthase, which yields MATDRLTRVHSLRERLDETLTANRNEILALLSRIEAKGKGILQHHQVIAEFEEIPEENRQKLTDGAFGEVLRSTQEAIVLPPWVALAVRPRPGVWEYLRVNVHALVVEELQPAEYLHFKEELVDGSSNGNFVLELDFEPFNAAFPRPTLNKSIGNGVQFLNRHLSAKLFHDKESLHPLLEFLRLHSVKGKTLMLNDRIQNPDALQHVLRKAEEYLGTVPPETPYSEFEHKFQEIGLERGWGDNAERVLESIQLLLDLLEAPDPCTLETFLGRIPMVFNVVILSPHGYFAQDNVLGYPDTGGQVVYILDQVRALENEMLHRIKQQGLDIVPRILIITRLLPDAVGTTCGQRLEKVFGTEHSHILRVPFRTEKGIVRKWISRFEVWPYLETYTEDVAHELAKELQGKPDLIVGNYSDGNIVASLLAHKLGVTQCTIAHALEKTKYPESDIYWKKLEERYHFSCQFTADLFAMNHTDFIITSTFQEIAGSKDTVGQYESHTAFTLPGLYRVVHGIDVFDPKFNIVSPGADQTIYFPHTETSRRLTSFHPEIEELLYSSVENEEHICVLKDRSKPIIFTMARLDRVKNITGLVEWYGKNAKLRELVNLVVVAGDRRKESKDLEEKAEMKKMYGLIETYKLNGQFRWISSQMNRVRNGELYRVICDTRGAFVQPAVYEAFGLTVVEAMTCGLPTFATCNGGPAEIIVHGKSGFHIDPYHGDRAADLLVDFFEKCKLDPTHWDKISKAGLQRIEEKYTWQIYSQRLLTLTGVYGFWKHVSNLDRRESRRYLEMFYALKYRKLAESVPLAAE from the exons ATGGCCACCGATCGTTTGACCCGGGTTCACAGTCTCCGTGAGAGGCTTGATGAAACCCTCACTGCCAACAGGAATGAAATTTTGGCCCTTCTGTCAAG GATCGAAGCCAAGGGCAAGGGCATCCTGCAACACCACCAGGTCATTGCTGAGTTTGAGGAAATCCCTGAGGAGAACAGACAGAAGCTCACTGATGGTGCCTTTGGAGAAGTCTTGAGATCTACACAG GAAGCCATAGTTTTGCCACCATGGGTTGCTCTGGCTGTTCGTCCAAGACCTGGTGTGTGGGAGTACCTGAGAGTGAATGTGCACGCTCTTGTTGTTGAGGAGTTGCAACCTGCTGAGTACCTGCACTTCAAGGAAGAACTTGTTGACGGAAG TTCTAATGGCAACTTTGTGCTTGAGTTGGACTTTGAACCATTCAATGCAGCCTTCCCCCGCCCAACTCTTAACAAGTCAATTGGAAATGGTGTGCAATTCCTCAACCGTCACCTTTCTGCCAAACTCTTCCACGACAAGGAGAGCTTGCACCCACTTTTGGAGTTCCTCAGGCTTCACAGCGTCAAGGGAAAG ACTTTGATGTTGAATGACAGAATTCAAAACCCAGATGCACTCCAACATGTTCTGAGGAAAGCTGAGGAGTATCTGGGCACAGTGCCTCCTGAAACTCCCTACTCAGAATTTGAGCACAAGTTCCAGGAGATTGGTTTGGAGAGAGGGTGGGGTGACAACGCGGAGCGTGTCCTTGAGTCAATTCAACTTCTCTTGGATCTTCTTGAGGCCCCTGACCCGTGCACCCTTGAGACTTTCCTTGGAAGAATCCCTATGGTGTTCAATGTTGTTATTCTTTCTCCCCATGGTTACTTTGCCCAAGATAATGTCTTGGGATACCCTGACACTGGTGGCCAGGTTGTTTACATCTTGGATCAAGTTCGTGCTTTGGAGAATGAGATGCTCCATCGCATTAAGCAACAAGGATTGGACATTGTTCCTCGTATTCTCATT ATCACCCGTCTTCTCCCCGATGCAGTAGGAACTACTTGTGGCCAACGTCTTGAGAAGGTGTTCGGAACTGAGCACTCCCACATTCTTCGAGTTCCCTTTAGAACTGAGAAGGGAATTGTTCGCAAGTGGATCTCAAGATTCGAAGTCTGGCCCTACTTGGAAACTTACACTGAG GATGTTGCCCACGAGCTTGCCAAAGAGTTGCAAGGCAAGCCAGATCTGATTGTTGGAAACTACAGTGATGGAAACATTGTCGCTTCTTTGTTGGCACATAAATTAGGTGTCACTCAG TGTACCATTGCTCACGCACTTGAGAAGACCAAATACCCCGAATCCGACATTTACTGGAAAAAATTGGAAGAGAGATACCACTTCTCTTGCCAATTCACAGCTGATCTATTTGCCATGAACCACACAGATTTCATTATCACCAGTACCTTCCAGGAGATTGCTGGAAG CAAGGACACTGTTGGACAGTACGAATCTCACACAGCCTTCACCCTTCCTGGACTCTACCGCGTTGTGCATGGTATTGATGTCTTTGATCCAAAATTCAACATTGTCTCCCCTGGAGCTGATCAAACCATTTACTTCCCCCACACTGAAACCAGCCGTAGGTTGACATCCTTCCACCCTGAAATCGAAGAACTCCTTTACAGCTCAGTGGAGAATGAAGAACACAT ATGTGTGCTGAAGGACCGCAGCAAGCCAATTATCTTCACCATGGCAAGGTTGGATCGAGTGAAGAACATCACAGGACTTGTGGAGTGGTACGGTAAGAACGCGAAGCTGAGGGAGCTGGTGAACCTTGTGGTTGTTGCTGGAGACAGGAGGAAGGAGTCAAAGGACTTGGAAGAAAAGGCCGAGATGAAGAAGATGTACGGCCTGATCGAGACCTACAAGTTGAACGGCCAATTCAGATGGATTTCATCGCAGATGAACCGTGTGAGGAATGGAGAGCTCTACCGCGTGATCTGCGACACCAGGGGTGCTTTCGTGCAGCCTGCTGTATACGAGGCTTTTGGTTTGACAGTGGTTGAGGCCATGACTTGCGGCTTGCCAACATTCGCCACATGCAATGGTGGTCCTGCTGAGATCATTGTGCACGGCAAGTCTGGCTTCCACATTGACCCTTACCATGGTGACCGTGCTGCTGATCTCCTTGTTGACTTCTTTGAGAAGTGCAAGCTTGACCCAACTCACTGGGACAagatctcaaaggctggtctcCAGCGTATTGAAGAGAA gtacaCATGGCAAATTTACTCTCAGAGGCTTCTCACTCTCACCGGTGTCTATGGCTTCTGGAAGCATGTGTCTAACCTTGACCGCCGTGAGAGCCGCCGCTATCTCGAGATGTTCTATGCTCTCAAGTACCGCAAATTG GCTGAGTCTGTGCCCCTTGCTGCTGAGTAA